From Phycisphaerae bacterium, the proteins below share one genomic window:
- a CDS encoding AP2 domain-containing protein: MHRHIMSPPPGLFVDHKNRNGLDNRKANLRFATPAQNCHNRKISKKNNSTSAYIGVKWCEYHKKFRAIITHNGKKIHLGYFDDEIEAARAYDKAAILYRGEFAALNFG, from the coding sequence ATGCATCGTCATATTATGTCTCCTCCTCCCGGCCTTTTTGTTGACCATAAGAACCGTAACGGCCTGGACAACCGAAAGGCGAACTTAAGATTTGCAACTCCCGCCCAGAACTGCCATAACCGGAAAATAAGTAAAAAAAATAACAGCACCTCGGCATATATAGGCGTCAAGTGGTGTGAGTATCACAAAAAATTTCGCGCTATTATCACCCATAACGGCAAAAAAATTCACCTCGGCTATTTCGACGATGAGATAGAAGCCGCCCGTGCGTACGACAAAGCCGCTATATTGTATCGTGGTGAGTTCGCAGCTTTGAATTTCGGTTAA